In a genomic window of Apteryx mantelli isolate bAptMan1 chromosome 2, bAptMan1.hap1, whole genome shotgun sequence:
- the FANCD2OS gene encoding FANCD2 opposite strand protein — MADGYQLWAPRSPLDESLRWLRGGAARPATAHPFRGGPGPQAAAALRGRGAALRRPQAVRLRGLDAVFGRLVTAQPPRWTGALRVSERSAFCRVVSPRQRRPCGLRAPQARAAAAMCRQMLRAILLLYAAYKKCAFALQHSR, encoded by the coding sequence ATGGCGGACGGTTACCAGCTGTGGGCGCCGCGCTCGCCCCTCGACGAGTCGCTGCGGtggctgcggggcggcgcggcgcggcccgccacAGCGCACCCCttccgcggcggccccggccctcaggcggcggcggcgctccgcggccgcggggcggcgctgcggcggccgCAGGCCGTGCGCCTGCGTGGCCTGGACGCGGTTTTCGGGCGGCTGGTAACGGCGCAGCCGCCGCGCTGGACCGGGGCGCTGCGGGTGTCGGAGCGCTCGGCCTTCTGCCGGGTGGTGAgtccgcggcagcggcggccctgcgggctgcgggcgccgcaggcccgcgccgccgccgccatgtgcCGCCAGATGCTGCGCGCCATCCTGCTGCTCTACGCCGCCTACAAGAAGTGCGCCTTCGCCCTGCAGCACTCCCGCTGA